aaatttttgaaaaattgaaaCGTGTGGAGTCCATCAACGAAACCCATTATTCTCTCTCAtaatttgcttttctttttttaaatttgtgcCTTTGACAACGTCCATCTTGcgtgaagtttttttttgttgcaaaaaTTCACCAACTTAGACTTAAGACTCTGTTTGTTGATCTTTATTATTCTTCAAATGTGAGATAATTCTTTTTTGCTACAACCACCGTCAGAACTTTTGATAAAATGGATCGTGGAGAACTGAGTAGAGTATTTAAAATGTTCGATAAGAATGGCGATGGGAAAATTGCAAAAAATGAGCTGAGGGATTTCTTCAAAAGTGTGGGTATCCTTGTTCCCGAAAATGAGATTAAGGAGATGATTGCAAAGATGGATGTGAATGGAGACGGTTTCATGGATATAGATGAGTTTGGGTCATTGTATCAAGAAATGatggaagagaaagaagaagaagaggacatGAGGGAGGCATTCAGAGTATTCGATCAGAACGGTGATGGTTTCATCACCGATGAAGAGTTAAGGTCGGTTCTTGCATCAATGGGGTTGAAACAAGGAAGAACACTTGAAGGTTGCAGGAAAATGATTAGTaaggttgatgttgatggagATGGTATGGTCAATTTTAAGGAATTTAAACAAATGATGAGAGGTGGTGGATTTGCTGCTCTTAGCTCCAATTAAacatcttttctcttttttttactcataataaattttaattgtttagaTATTAATACTAGTTTATGGAAttgtaaacaataaaaagagTGCAAGAAAGTTAGAATTATTTGCATTAAATGAAATGTCTGATGTTGAGTATTATACAACACTGTTTTCTTTGTTCATTGAGTgatcattaaaaacaattattagcTTACAAGTGATAGTTTAAATTTGTCAGACATTTTTTTTCAAGTGTAGAATTAGCTTGTTTTTTGGTATTCAAGAACTTTTGTGCCTAATGATTGTAATATTCTTGAGTTGGGACAAAATCATGTTTAATAAGAACCTGAGTTTGAGTTAGAACCGAGAATATTATGGAGCACCTCCTAATAATTTCTGAATTAAGAAACTCAAAAATCTATAGAGCTATAAAGAAGAAATGCCATATCTGAATCCGTGACGGTTATACAGACATGGGTTTGACTCTATTAGCTTCCCCTGGGAATAAGGAAAATCTTTGGGCATCCGTAGATATAAGTCAAGTTACCCAATCAATGGTGTAACGGCCCGGTTTCTGgcccaaatttttttataaagaaatggATTTCTCTACGGCCCGTTTGACAAAAACCTAGGGTTCCTTCCTTCCATCCTATAAAAAGAGCTGCAGCCCCCTTCTTTTGTCTCATCACAAATCtgaagcgaagctctgcagagaattTCCGGAGGccgaaaaccctagccgtcgacCTCTCTCCCTTTTGCGccgtctctctcttcttcttctctccctCTCCGtgatctctctcctctctccctcCTCCTCGCCGGTGccgtgtggtggtggtggtggtggttgtaGCCGATTGGCGGTGGTGGTCAGATCTCGCCGCTCTCTTGTTGCCttgttccagatctgttcagatctcctctcccttgtctcttgtttctagatccagatccagatccagatctaggttAAGGTGGAGTGTCTCGAACCCAACTTCCTCTCATGATTCTGTGTACTCATGtatgttggagttaggtttGATTAGACCCTGTTTGAGAGCTAGGATGATAGAACATGGTTATTACTAGGTTGATAAATGAatggatcatgatgcataagaaccctcatactgTTAAATAAGACTTAATGAACTGAAATTGAGTTGTGGTAGTGACGATTGTTTGGTGATTGATGcttgtatgtttggatgtgtAGCCCCATGTGTTGTTGTGATTAAAGCTAGGATGCTAGAGAGAAGCGAATGCTAAgatgatagatgagtattgatTGTTAATGTTATTGTAAGTAGAACTTGAGtgcgatgtgtattgtgtgttacaccgataacgggtggcgtctagtgaatgAGTTCAAGTACAAGTCTAAGTGAAAAAGGAAAGTGAATGAGAATGGGAAGGGATAAGTGAAAGTGATAAGGATGTGAAAGGATAAGTGAATGTATAAGAGAATAATGTTAAGGTTAAGCATGGGTTGGGAAATCATATAGAGTCTAAAGGAAGTATGTGTGGTAGTAGTTCtacgctaggtatccataggagatgtggcgaatccacaagaatatggaagcacccataggagatgtggcgaatccacaagaatatggggtagaagcctagcGGGAGCTACCCATAGTGAAAAGAAAAGATGTGCCAACCGCGAGAGGCGggatataaaaacgtgcattGTAGAGTTCTTAGTTCATGGTCGGGTAACGGGGTgttaaaggtgtcataggaTTGAGTCGGTCTGGTAAGATGAGTCGGTTAAGTCTAGGGTTTgacgtgtgtggcaatgagtgagatcattaTATTGATTGATCACTAGGTTGCTAGAGATGTATGAAATTGAATGTTTGGAattaatgatgatgatatgaaaTGATAAGATGCAttaactgattgtagtggctagtcagccctagttcccgcatagagtagtatagagtgtcatgcgggcaggctggtctagagtcacttcactgagtaacttgttgctcattcctccatttccatttccctgtgcgcaggactgtaagtagaagtatatggatgtgggtgtgacggtatttcaaagaaggttatgcgtcCGTCGACTCTTGGCACCAGTAACGGGACATgtagggttgtctaaatgagtagacacgtgtccataacgccctTTCAATACTCCGGTGGgacgccgggggatcgggcCGTTACAAATGGAGCCGAAGAATCAAGTCCATAATGGCCGAGCTCTACCTTATCTTCGTCTCTAGCCacagaaaaagaaaaccaaCGTTTGCCTCCGGCCGGTGGTCCCTTCTCTCCTCAGCTCTGTTTCCCTTCTTATCTTCCTTGGATCTCTCTTGGGCGTCGTTATGTTTCAGATTCTGGGGGAACTTGTTACGATCTGCTTCCggagtatttttaaaattttaaaatataaattgcgGGAGATTTATGTAATGAACCGGTTtggttttgttaatttttataattgtatttaaACCAAGCATTTTTGCCCTTACCTAAATGTGAAGTGTttattatacctaaatataaatttagataATCGTGTGTGTTTCCCTTCGGCAGCCGTCGACATTGATGAAGAGAGAAAGCTTAACCTGTAGAAGCCGGATAACCTgactaaaataaacaatataataaaagcgATACGTTAAGAAAATAAACGATTGTAAAGagcgaatacaagaacgataagaaatcgtattcacAAATgaacatggagtcgagatataatctctttccttaattCTAAATATTGGCTCTGTTACTGAGACGgaactgtacgaatatagaATCCCAGGATACgaccatggcagacgaatcaccATCCACTCGTGATctccctatcgaactataaactctacgaaacactctcggaTTTATGACTTACGCTAAGGGATTTTTGCTGTTGGTTTCGATGTGAAAAAATGTTAGGGAatgaatgaagaagagaagcgATATTTAAAGAGACGGAGAAGACACACTTCCCGCAACAGTTGCTGAACGTGGGCgagaatctcgcggagatcgaggAAAGTTGAGAAACTTATTCCCCAAGACtctctcttcttatcttttatctCGTT
The sequence above is drawn from the Brassica napus cultivar Da-Ae chromosome A8, Da-Ae, whole genome shotgun sequence genome and encodes:
- the LOC106429348 gene encoding calmodulin-like protein 2; translation: MDRGELSRVFKMFDKNGDGKIAKNELRDFFKSVGILVPENEIKEMIAKMDVNGDGFMDIDEFGSLYQEMMEEKEEEEDMREAFRVFDQNGDGFITDEELRSVLASMGLKQGRTLEGCRKMISKVDVDGDGMVNFKEFKQMMRGGGFAALSSN